A window of the Pseudomonas furukawaii genome harbors these coding sequences:
- the ispH gene encoding 4-hydroxy-3-methylbut-2-enyl diphosphate reductase → MQIKLANPRGFCAGVDRAIEIVNRALEVFGPPIYVRHEVVHNKFVVEDLRARGAVFVEELDQVPDNVIVIFSAHGVSQAVRQEAARRGLKVFDATCPLVTKVHMEVARYSRDGRECVLIGHAGHPEVEGTMGQYDPANGGAIYLVEDEADVARLVVRNPDALSFVTQTTLSMDDTSRVIDALRARFPSIGGPRKDDICYATQNRQDAVKQLASESDVVLVVGSPNSSNSNRLRELAERLDTPAYLIDGAEDLKREWFDQAGRVGITAGASAPEVLVQGVIDQLRAWGAEVAVELDGRPENITFSMPKELRVKAI, encoded by the coding sequence ATGCAAATCAAACTCGCCAACCCCCGCGGCTTCTGTGCCGGCGTCGATCGCGCCATCGAGATCGTCAACCGCGCCCTGGAAGTCTTCGGCCCGCCGATCTACGTGCGTCACGAAGTGGTGCACAACAAGTTCGTGGTGGAAGACCTGCGCGCCCGTGGCGCGGTATTCGTCGAGGAACTGGACCAGGTGCCGGACAACGTCATCGTCATCTTCAGCGCCCACGGAGTCTCCCAGGCCGTTCGCCAGGAAGCCGCCCGCCGGGGCCTCAAGGTGTTCGACGCCACCTGCCCCCTGGTGACCAAGGTCCACATGGAAGTTGCCCGCTACAGCCGCGACGGCCGCGAGTGCGTCCTGATCGGCCACGCCGGCCACCCCGAGGTGGAAGGCACCATGGGCCAGTACGACCCCGCCAACGGCGGTGCCATCTACCTGGTGGAGGACGAGGCCGATGTGGCCCGCCTCGTGGTGCGCAACCCGGACGCCCTGTCCTTCGTCACCCAGACTACCTTGTCCATGGACGACACCAGCCGGGTGATCGACGCCCTGCGCGCGCGCTTTCCCAGCATCGGCGGACCGCGCAAGGACGATATCTGCTACGCCACCCAGAACCGCCAGGACGCGGTCAAGCAACTGGCGAGCGAGAGCGACGTGGTCCTGGTGGTGGGCAGTCCCAACAGCTCCAACTCCAACCGCCTGCGGGAACTGGCCGAGCGCCTGGACACTCCTGCCTACCTGATCGACGGCGCCGAGGACCTCAAGCGCGAGTGGTTCGACCAGGCCGGTCGGGTCGGCATCACCGCCGGCGCCTCCGCCCCCGAGGTGCTGGTGCAGGGTGTGATCGACCAGCTTCGGGCGTGGGGCGCGGAGGTGGCCGTGGAACTGGATGGCCGGCCGGAGAACATCACCTTCTCCATGCCGAAGGAACTGCGGGTGAAGGCGATCTGA
- a CDS encoding type IV pilin protein, with the protein MHGFTLIELMIAVVVVAILASIAYPSYQGYLRRNACEAAKASLTGLANAMERFRAQQGTYVGAATDGVPNIYATQSPEQGTAQFNLVVGNATATTFSISATPVQGGLWGGAANTLTLTSTGVRSGGASLVNAWDRCPSN; encoded by the coding sequence ATGCACGGATTCACCCTGATAGAGCTGATGATCGCCGTGGTCGTCGTCGCGATTCTCGCAAGCATCGCCTATCCGTCATATCAGGGTTATCTGCGCCGAAATGCGTGCGAGGCCGCAAAGGCCTCGCTGACCGGACTGGCGAACGCCATGGAGCGCTTTCGGGCCCAACAAGGCACCTATGTAGGCGCGGCTACCGATGGTGTTCCGAATATCTATGCCACCCAGAGCCCGGAACAGGGCACCGCACAGTTCAACCTTGTGGTTGGCAACGCCACGGCAACCACCTTTTCGATCTCCGCTACGCCTGTCCAAGGCGGACTCTGGGGAGGCGCAGCCAACACCCTGACCTTGACCTCCACCGGTGTGCGCTCGGGTGGAGCCTCGCTGGTTAACGCCTGGGATCGCTGCCCATCCAACTGA
- a CDS encoding PilC/PilY family type IV pilus protein, whose product MNKKLDTSRRFAVSLMAGLLLFSGANSYADDTEIFFGGPAIDSGIRPNVLFVLDNSGSMNWRLNSNNTATGTQKSRMDVLKESFADIMNNTRDINVGVMVLNGRSEYGDSRFVYPVTYIDQSLPGNADLVATTPGIRASTDDATQGNASNNNRAVVTDPTLVMGTISSLQDIEGSAGTSVLTTTGAFYRVNVSGTEYACRLNPPSRNNPIRCTNTLKNDLNLRRSAPEEPLFNFQGLNVPGTATISEAYIEVTPTNTPGNSGRRNPVFSVQVERSKAPAALNDNNTLGTRSYLNSDTTQAFGWISGNRVRMDITGLIQTLRTATPATNPTNSPITGVFVRLTPTTNNNNNQDYTFCVEGCAAGNAPTLVIRYTSQGYAPEQRMGALRFQDVGIPQGATITEARISFVPAATTEAPFPTFQVKAERTGNASSFTTGEDLTSRSTTTATTSWSPTNWPLQATPAPIQGPDVTAQVQEVVGLSGWCGNNAMAFYLTPTSTVGAISASSFDGAGGLQPTLTVSYTGGTGGCFNSIVEARITEEKNDGHQNNSGTVTLAGQTLPMTTREIGARFDNLPINPGAEIMEAKVLITPAATVNNPSLTSQISFQNSNTPSAFTTGNNNFSNRSSRTSEVQCQINSTTGWVTGQPVVCDIGGLASSLTSLFSVSNSWTRGNALNMFIRHTSTSSLTAVAYETNPSQSIKLRLKIRNGGLSNTVRSHVNALVQNMYAEDGTPIVPTLYDSARYMRGSISGRDSPINSTCQANHIVLLTDGQANNNTTSAVNGITSIIGESCTSADSGELCARDLAKFLAENDQSSSIEGTNTITTHTVGFALDASGATASAGIKRFLAEVATNGGGGSYTAESASELSSAFNRIIQEVLATDTTFVSPGATVNQFNRQTNRNEIYFALFKPSETDRWIGNLKRYKLTNTTGSEVLDADDVPAIDQATGFFKASARSFWTASADGSNTALGGVAANLPANASRKLFTYFGNSPTSGAVTLDVPAHRIDTANTTNLTESVLGATDTTERSQLINWIRGTNTDGTVRNSVGDPLHSVPRLLTYQCNTFSNTALTACSSEDQTAFVGTNEGLVHAFNTATGEEQFAFMPAELLPNIKPLMVNAKSTSVKPRVYGMDNSVVLWANDLNGNGVIYGGRDPSSTDTPRLLTGLNTGEFVYAYATMGRGGRSLYALDVTDRASPKMLWFIKGGETPGFERLGQTWSTPVLTTVDIGGTATKVLIFGGGYDTNQDNVRARTADGMGNAIYIVNATTGALIWSASGAATGHTLRLNKMQYSIPAPIRVIDIDRNGKADQFFVGDMGGQVWRFFINNGSAASSLVSPVNGNGSGAPDADDGVFADVIGADTGTETATQLEQKLRRFYNEPDVALLNINGTRTLAINIGSGYRGHPLNAVTQDRFYSFRTPLVYNPTTDAANNHTTLVESNLYDATDNLIQEGSATQQTAAATAFARTSGGWYIRLEGRGEKVLSESATFAGLLVFTTYEPTASLNSCRAAQGISRAYTVNLFDATPAAENVSGTPDKADRATLLKTAGIPPKPVFLLPDNGSGNDGDGSGGGKDNGPWVLCIGTVCKTIKGPYQESTYWIDDN is encoded by the coding sequence ATGAACAAGAAGCTCGATACCTCCCGCCGCTTCGCCGTCAGCCTGATGGCCGGACTCCTGCTGTTCAGCGGTGCCAACAGCTACGCGGACGATACCGAAATCTTCTTCGGCGGCCCGGCGATCGACAGCGGCATTCGCCCCAACGTGCTGTTCGTGCTGGATAACTCCGGCTCCATGAACTGGCGTCTGAACAGCAACAACACGGCGACCGGCACCCAGAAATCGCGGATGGACGTGCTGAAGGAATCCTTCGCCGACATCATGAACAACACCCGCGACATCAACGTCGGCGTGATGGTCCTTAACGGCCGCAGCGAATACGGCGACTCGCGCTTCGTCTACCCCGTGACCTATATCGACCAGTCCCTGCCGGGTAACGCGGACCTGGTGGCCACCACGCCGGGCATTCGCGCCAGCACTGACGATGCGACCCAGGGCAACGCCAGCAACAACAACCGGGCAGTGGTGACCGATCCGACGCTGGTGATGGGTACCATCAGCTCTCTGCAGGACATCGAGGGAAGCGCCGGCACCTCGGTGCTTACGACCACGGGAGCCTTCTATCGCGTGAACGTTAGCGGTACCGAGTATGCCTGCCGCCTCAACCCGCCTAGCCGCAACAATCCAATCCGCTGCACCAATACGCTGAAGAACGACCTGAACCTCAGGCGCAGTGCGCCCGAGGAGCCCCTGTTCAACTTCCAAGGTCTGAACGTACCGGGCACGGCCACGATCAGCGAGGCCTACATCGAGGTCACGCCCACCAACACCCCCGGCAACAGCGGACGGCGCAACCCCGTCTTCAGTGTCCAGGTCGAGCGCAGCAAGGCACCCGCCGCCCTTAACGACAACAACACCCTGGGTACCCGCAGCTACCTCAACAGCGATACCACCCAGGCGTTCGGCTGGATCAGCGGCAACCGCGTGCGCATGGACATCACCGGACTGATCCAGACCCTGCGCACGGCCACTCCCGCGACCAACCCGACCAACTCGCCGATCACCGGGGTGTTCGTCCGCCTGACGCCTACCACGAACAACAACAACAACCAGGACTACACTTTCTGCGTCGAGGGCTGCGCCGCCGGCAACGCGCCTACGCTGGTCATTCGCTACACCAGCCAGGGCTATGCCCCCGAGCAACGCATGGGGGCCTTGCGCTTCCAGGACGTCGGCATTCCCCAAGGGGCCACCATCACCGAAGCCCGCATCAGCTTCGTGCCCGCAGCCACCACCGAAGCCCCCTTCCCGACCTTCCAGGTCAAGGCCGAGCGCACCGGCAACGCCAGCAGCTTCACCACCGGCGAAGACCTCACCAGCCGCAGCACCACCACCGCCACCACCTCCTGGAGCCCCACGAACTGGCCGCTCCAGGCCACGCCCGCCCCCATCCAGGGGCCCGATGTCACGGCACAGGTCCAGGAAGTCGTCGGCCTTTCAGGCTGGTGCGGCAACAACGCCATGGCGTTCTACCTGACACCAACGTCCACTGTCGGTGCGATTTCCGCCAGTAGCTTCGACGGCGCCGGAGGCCTCCAGCCCACCTTGACTGTCAGCTACACAGGCGGCACCGGCGGCTGCTTCAATTCAATTGTCGAAGCCCGTATCACCGAGGAAAAGAATGACGGGCACCAGAACAACTCCGGCACCGTCACCCTGGCCGGCCAGACGCTGCCGATGACCACCCGGGAGATCGGTGCGCGCTTCGATAACCTGCCGATCAACCCCGGCGCGGAGATCATGGAAGCCAAGGTCCTGATCACCCCAGCCGCGACGGTGAACAACCCGAGCCTGACCAGCCAGATCAGTTTCCAGAACAGCAACACACCCTCGGCCTTCACTACGGGCAACAACAACTTCAGCAACCGCAGCAGTCGTACCAGCGAGGTGCAGTGCCAGATCAACAGCACTACCGGCTGGGTTACCGGGCAACCCGTGGTCTGTGACATCGGCGGCCTCGCCTCGTCACTCACCTCGCTGTTCAGCGTTTCCAACAGCTGGACCCGAGGCAATGCACTGAACATGTTCATCCGCCATACCTCCACCAGTTCACTCACGGCGGTGGCCTACGAGACCAACCCCAGCCAGTCCATCAAGCTACGGCTGAAGATCCGTAATGGCGGCCTGTCCAACACAGTGCGCAGCCATGTCAACGCCCTGGTGCAGAACATGTATGCCGAGGACGGTACACCCATCGTACCGACGCTCTACGACTCTGCGCGCTACATGCGCGGCTCGATCTCCGGCCGGGATAGCCCGATCAACAGCACCTGCCAGGCTAACCATATCGTTCTGCTGACCGACGGCCAGGCGAACAACAACACTACCTCGGCAGTCAACGGCATCACCTCGATCATCGGCGAAAGTTGCACCTCCGCCGACAGTGGTGAGCTTTGTGCCCGGGATCTGGCCAAGTTCCTCGCCGAGAATGACCAGTCCTCCAGCATCGAAGGCACCAATACCATCACCACTCACACCGTCGGTTTCGCCCTGGATGCCAGCGGCGCGACGGCCAGCGCCGGGATCAAGCGCTTCCTCGCCGAAGTGGCGACCAACGGCGGCGGCGGCAGCTACACGGCGGAATCCGCGTCGGAGCTGAGCAGTGCCTTCAACCGAATCATCCAGGAGGTATTGGCGACCGACACCACCTTCGTGAGTCCCGGTGCGACGGTGAACCAGTTCAACCGCCAGACCAACCGCAACGAGATCTACTTCGCTCTGTTCAAACCCTCGGAAACCGACCGCTGGATCGGCAACCTCAAGCGCTACAAGCTGACCAACACCACCGGCAGTGAGGTGCTGGACGCGGACGACGTCCCTGCAATCGACCAGGCCACCGGTTTCTTCAAGGCCAGCGCGCGCAGCTTCTGGACAGCCAGCGCCGATGGCAGCAACACCGCACTGGGCGGGGTGGCGGCGAACCTTCCGGCGAACGCCAGTCGCAAGCTCTTCACCTACTTCGGCAACAGCCCAACGTCAGGTGCGGTCACACTGGATGTGCCTGCCCACCGCATCGATACGGCCAATACCACCAACCTGACCGAATCGGTGCTGGGCGCGACGGACACCACAGAACGCAGCCAGCTCATCAACTGGATCCGCGGCACCAACACAGATGGTACCGTCAGAAACAGCGTGGGTGACCCGCTCCACTCGGTGCCGCGTCTGCTGACCTACCAGTGCAACACCTTCAGCAACACCGCGCTGACGGCCTGCTCCAGCGAGGACCAGACCGCCTTCGTTGGAACCAACGAAGGCCTGGTTCACGCCTTCAACACCGCAACGGGCGAAGAGCAGTTCGCCTTCATGCCGGCGGAACTGCTGCCCAATATCAAGCCGCTGATGGTCAACGCCAAATCCACCTCGGTTAAGCCGCGGGTCTATGGCATGGACAACAGCGTAGTGCTCTGGGCCAACGACCTGAACGGCAATGGCGTCATCTATGGTGGGCGCGACCCGAGTTCGACGGACACGCCTCGCTTGCTGACCGGACTGAACACGGGCGAGTTCGTCTATGCCTACGCCACCATGGGTCGCGGCGGACGCAGCCTCTATGCCCTCGACGTGACCGACCGGGCGTCGCCGAAGATGCTCTGGTTCATCAAGGGCGGAGAAACCCCGGGCTTCGAACGCCTTGGACAAACCTGGTCCACCCCGGTGCTGACCACCGTGGACATCGGCGGCACAGCCACAAAAGTACTGATCTTCGGCGGCGGCTACGACACCAATCAGGACAATGTCAGGGCTCGGACCGCCGATGGCATGGGCAATGCCATCTACATCGTCAACGCTACCACCGGTGCGTTGATCTGGTCCGCCAGCGGGGCGGCCACCGGCCACACCTTGCGCCTGAACAAGATGCAGTACAGCATCCCGGCCCCCATCCGCGTGATCGACATAGACCGCAATGGCAAGGCGGACCAGTTCTTCGTGGGCGACATGGGGGGACAGGTCTGGCGCTTCTTCATCAACAACGGCAGCGCCGCCAGCAGCCTCGTCAGCCCCGTGAACGGCAACGGCTCCGGCGCACCGGACGCCGACGACGGCGTCTTCGCCGACGTCATCGGCGCGGACACCGGGACGGAGACCGCCACCCAGCTCGAACAAAAGCTCCGCCGCTTCTACAACGAGCCGGATGTGGCGCTGCTGAACATCAATGGAACTCGCACGCTGGCGATCAACATCGGCTCCGGCTATCGGGGCCACCCACTGAATGCGGTGACCCAGGACCGCTTCTATTCCTTCCGTACCCCGCTGGTCTACAACCCGACCACGGATGCCGCCAACAACCACACGACGCTCGTCGAGTCGAACCTGTATGACGCCACCGACAACCTGATCCAGGAAGGCAGCGCGACGCAGCAGACGGCCGCGGCCACCGCCTTCGCACGCACCTCCGGCGGCTGGTACATCCGCCTGGAAGGACGAGGCGAGAAGGTGCTCTCCGAGTCCGCCACCTTCGCCGGTCTCTTGGTGTTCACTACCTACGAACCCACCGCCAGCCTCAACTCTTGCCGCGCGGCGCAGGGGATTTCCCGCGCCTATACGGTCAACCTGTTCGACGCGACTCCTGCGGCGGAGAACGTGAGCGGTACCCCCGACAAGGCTGATCGGGCCACGCTACTCAAAACTGCCGGCATCCCGCCAAAACCCGTGTTCCTGCTTCCTGACAACGGCAGTGGCAATGATGGCGATGGCAGCGGTGGCGGAAAGGATAATGGCCCATGGGTGCTTTGCATTGGCACCGTATGCAAGACCATCAAGGGCCCCTACCAGGAATCCACCTACTGGATCGATGACAATTGA
- a CDS encoding PilX N-terminal domain-containing pilus assembly protein — protein MSVMPRYAQRGAVLLVSLVLLLILTTLAVTAASTSALQERMSSNAQQSNTAFQAAENGLANTIAQITPSSAPPSDQTYLYCKNVSGEACAAGAGDMAARARVAVAARVEDGYSIREGSGTPMVMTYDISSSASLDTSNATITGSNTNALHRQGYMTVEIR, from the coding sequence ATGAGTGTCATGCCCCGATATGCCCAGCGAGGCGCGGTGCTGCTGGTCAGCCTGGTGCTGCTGCTTATCCTGACGACTCTTGCGGTAACGGCGGCCTCCACCTCGGCGCTGCAGGAGCGCATGTCGTCCAACGCACAGCAGTCCAACACCGCCTTCCAGGCGGCGGAGAATGGCTTGGCGAACACAATCGCCCAGATCACCCCATCCAGTGCCCCGCCTTCGGATCAGACCTACCTGTACTGTAAGAATGTGAGCGGAGAGGCATGTGCGGCAGGAGCTGGGGACATGGCAGCCAGAGCCAGAGTCGCCGTAGCTGCCAGGGTGGAGGACGGCTACTCCATCCGCGAAGGTAGCGGCACGCCGATGGTGATGACCTATGACATCTCCAGCAGCGCCAGCCTGGACACGTCCAACGCCACTATCACTGGCAGCAACACCAATGCCCTGCATCGCCAAGGCTACATGACCGTTGAAATTCGCTGA
- a CDS encoding PilW family protein, translated as MESRHHSSGFSLIELMVTILLSSLLLLGVLQLFNDASSSDRANSALSRLQESGRIALDVIKRDIRRTGYQGCASSSIASRTGSSLIFPRDAFGTRNETAVNGGVIEGVGTGSDTLTIRYASPTPITVSAIGGTSLTLASPMSFSTDQTFLLTDCLNVVIFKPNAAGENATTLTTANSNFSGVMLGARLYRVVQSTYAICASGRGLCRNNHDGAGAQELIADAENFQVLYGIRNGGQTRWITATDLSSTLREQVSQVKLSLVISSPDNASSGASSQQFAIANLGDNSTLAAVNDQRIRRAFTTAIELRNRQ; from the coding sequence ATGGAGTCCCGCCACCATAGCTCCGGATTCTCGCTCATAGAGTTGATGGTGACGATTCTCCTGAGCAGCCTTCTGCTGCTGGGAGTCCTGCAGCTGTTCAACGACGCGAGTTCATCGGACAGGGCCAACAGTGCACTTTCCCGACTCCAGGAAAGCGGCCGTATCGCGCTGGACGTCATCAAGCGCGACATCCGCAGAACCGGCTATCAGGGCTGCGCCAGCAGCAGCATAGCCAGCCGTACCGGGTCCAGCCTGATCTTCCCCCGCGACGCGTTCGGTACACGCAATGAAACGGCGGTCAATGGCGGCGTCATCGAAGGCGTGGGAACGGGCAGCGACACTCTGACGATTCGCTATGCCTCCCCAACGCCCATCACCGTATCGGCGATAGGCGGCACCTCGCTGACGCTGGCCAGCCCGATGAGCTTCAGCACGGATCAGACTTTCCTGCTGACCGACTGCCTGAACGTGGTGATCTTCAAGCCCAACGCTGCCGGCGAGAACGCCACGACGCTCACCACCGCGAACTCCAATTTCAGCGGTGTCATGCTCGGGGCACGGCTCTATCGCGTCGTGCAATCCACCTACGCGATCTGCGCCTCCGGCCGTGGTCTCTGCCGCAACAACCACGATGGCGCGGGCGCCCAGGAACTGATCGCGGATGCCGAGAACTTCCAGGTGCTCTACGGCATTCGCAATGGGGGCCAGACGCGCTGGATCACAGCGACCGATCTCAGCAGCACGCTGCGTGAGCAAGTCAGCCAGGTGAAACTCAGCCTGGTGATTTCCAGCCCGGACAATGCTTCGAGTGGCGCCAGCAGCCAGCAGTTCGCCATCGCCAACCTCGGCGACAATTCAACCCTGGCCGCCGTGAACGACCAGCGTATCCGCCGAGCCTTCACAACGGCCATCGAATTGAGGAACCGCCAATGA
- the pilV gene encoding type IV pilus modification protein PilV, which translates to MPMTSHRASGFTLIEVLIALLILAIGLLGMVSLMMTSLQSNQNAYQRGQASLIAYDMADRLRLNRTLATTANDYVFLLNTSVPSDPGCRTTGCTAANIADLDLREWQENFRDVNGTGVDGNDYVAALPNGAGTVQRSGRSYLITVSWVPSVNSKEVEEETFACNGVIDGDTNTVVAGEPDSAANARCFFQLRVDL; encoded by the coding sequence ATGCCCATGACCTCACACCGCGCCAGCGGCTTCACCCTCATCGAAGTGCTGATCGCATTGTTGATCCTCGCCATCGGCCTGCTGGGCATGGTCAGCCTGATGATGACCAGCCTGCAATCCAACCAGAATGCCTATCAGCGAGGACAGGCCAGCCTGATCGCCTACGACATGGCGGATCGCCTACGCCTGAACCGCACCCTGGCGACGACCGCCAATGACTACGTATTCCTCCTTAACACCAGCGTTCCCTCGGACCCAGGCTGTCGCACTACGGGCTGCACGGCAGCCAATATTGCCGACCTCGACCTGCGGGAATGGCAGGAGAACTTCCGCGATGTGAACGGCACCGGTGTGGACGGCAACGACTATGTTGCGGCGCTACCCAACGGCGCCGGTACGGTCCAACGCAGCGGGCGCAGCTACCTGATCACGGTCAGCTGGGTTCCGAGTGTCAATAGCAAAGAGGTCGAGGAGGAGACCTTCGCCTGCAATGGTGTGATCGATGGCGACACCAACACGGTGGTGGCCGGAGAGCCCGACAGCGCGGCGAACGCCAGATGCTTCTTCCAGTTGAGGGTCGATCTATGA
- a CDS encoding GspH/FimT family pseudopilin: MYSRKGFSLIELMVVIAIVAIMASIGYPSFSTLIMNNRITSQTNALLGVLQLARSEAVTQRKAMTVCPSSNQSTCAAPNNNRWANGLVIRNADVGVVRVLSLSADTPVLGSGTASVVFATDGTSAGGTLRVCDSRGDADSRTILINAAGQSRSRAFQAGDLACP; encoded by the coding sequence ATGTATTCGCGAAAAGGATTCTCACTGATTGAACTTATGGTGGTCATTGCCATTGTGGCGATCATGGCCAGCATCGGTTACCCCAGCTTCTCGACCCTCATCATGAACAACCGGATAACTTCCCAGACAAATGCCTTGCTGGGGGTCCTCCAGCTTGCCCGCAGCGAAGCAGTGACGCAGCGCAAAGCGATGACGGTGTGTCCCAGCAGCAATCAGTCGACCTGCGCGGCCCCGAACAACAACCGCTGGGCGAACGGCCTGGTGATCCGCAATGCCGATGTCGGTGTCGTGCGGGTGCTGTCCCTGTCCGCCGACACCCCCGTGCTGGGCTCGGGCACCGCGTCGGTCGTCTTCGCGACCGATGGCACCAGCGCCGGAGGGACTCTGCGTGTCTGCGACAGCCGGGGCGATGCCGACTCCAGGACCATCCTGATCAACGCCGCCGGCCAGTCTCGCAGCAGGGCCTTTCAAGCGGGAGACCTTGCATGCCCATGA
- a CDS encoding GspH/FimT family pseudopilin: MTRPLGYSLVELLFVLLIAGILLSLATPALVSTVQDSRETQAVNQLLGALHYARGTAVMERKVVGICGGRSACNRSNHWHGQLMVYEDSPGGGGPASDDSLLRVTPLPGDLYVHWRGFRPSHSVIYKPDGTVAGTNGTLTLCRDGIAVRALVINVSGRVRTRTPSDDDRCNLSATRR, translated from the coding sequence ATGACAAGACCACTCGGGTACTCGCTCGTCGAACTGCTCTTCGTTCTCCTGATCGCCGGCATCCTGCTCAGCCTGGCCACACCCGCCCTCGTCTCGACCGTGCAAGACAGTCGCGAGACGCAGGCCGTCAACCAACTGCTCGGGGCGCTGCATTATGCACGTGGCACGGCGGTGATGGAGCGGAAGGTGGTGGGGATATGCGGAGGTCGGTCAGCCTGCAATCGGAGCAATCATTGGCATGGACAGCTGATGGTCTACGAGGATAGCCCGGGAGGCGGCGGGCCAGCGTCGGACGACAGCCTCCTCCGAGTGACACCACTCCCCGGCGACCTCTACGTCCATTGGCGCGGATTCCGCCCGTCTCACTCGGTCATTTACAAGCCGGACGGAACGGTCGCGGGAACAAACGGCACCTTGACGCTATGCCGGGACGGCATCGCCGTCCGCGCACTCGTGATCAACGTATCAGGCAGAGTGAGAACTCGAACACCCTCCGATGACGATAGGTGCAACTTGTCAGCAACTCGTCGTTGA
- the thiO gene encoding glycine oxidase ThiO — MPTDVGKSVAIVGGGAIGLLSALELARQGLQVTLLERGDTGRESSWAGGGIVSPLYPWRYSKAVTALAHWSQDFYPQLGQRLLGETGIDPEVFETGLYWLDLDDEAEALAWAEREGRPLTSVPMAQVHSAVPPLGEGFGRAIHMAGVANVRNPRLTRALREALVRMPNVSVQEHCEVRGFVRREGRVQGVETARGDVLADRVVLAAGAWSGDLLAGLGLSLPVEPVKGQMILFKCAEDFLPAMVLAKGRYAIPRRDGHILVGSTLEHAGFDKTPTAEALESLKASAFELLPALRDAELVGHWAGLRPGSPEGIPFIGPVPGLEGLWLNCGHYRNGLVLAPASCRLLADLMLGREPIIDPAPYAPPGRAV; from the coding sequence ATGCCAACCGATGTAGGAAAAAGCGTCGCCATCGTGGGAGGCGGTGCCATAGGTCTATTGAGTGCCCTGGAGTTGGCCCGGCAGGGCTTGCAGGTAACCCTGCTGGAGCGCGGCGACACGGGGCGCGAGTCGTCCTGGGCGGGCGGCGGGATCGTCTCACCGCTATATCCCTGGCGTTACAGCAAGGCGGTGACGGCCCTGGCGCATTGGTCCCAGGACTTTTACCCACAGCTGGGTCAGCGACTGCTGGGCGAAACCGGGATAGATCCCGAGGTGTTCGAGACCGGGCTCTACTGGCTCGACCTGGACGACGAAGCCGAGGCACTGGCCTGGGCGGAGAGGGAAGGGCGTCCACTGACGTCGGTGCCGATGGCGCAGGTGCATTCAGCGGTGCCGCCGCTAGGGGAAGGCTTTGGTCGGGCGATCCATATGGCCGGTGTGGCCAATGTGCGTAACCCGAGGCTGACCCGCGCCTTGCGCGAGGCGCTGGTGCGCATGCCGAACGTGTCGGTTCAGGAACACTGCGAGGTCCGCGGGTTCGTGCGTCGCGAAGGGCGGGTGCAAGGCGTCGAGACTGCACGGGGCGACGTGCTGGCGGATCGCGTGGTGCTGGCGGCGGGCGCCTGGAGCGGGGATCTGCTGGCTGGGCTCGGCCTGTCCCTGCCGGTGGAACCGGTTAAGGGGCAGATGATCCTGTTCAAGTGCGCCGAGGATTTTCTGCCGGCGATGGTCCTGGCCAAGGGGCGCTACGCGATTCCTCGTCGTGACGGCCATATCCTGGTGGGCAGCACCCTGGAGCATGCCGGCTTCGACAAGACGCCCACCGCCGAGGCGCTGGAAAGCTTGAAGGCCTCGGCTTTCGAGCTGTTGCCCGCATTGCGGGATGCCGAATTGGTCGGGCATTGGGCCGGACTGCGCCCAGGGTCGCCGGAGGGCATTCCCTTTATCGGACCGGTGCCCGGGCTGGAGGGGCTCTGGCTGAACTGCGGCCATTACCGCAATGGCCTGGTGCTGGCGCCGGCGTCGTGCCGGTTGTTGGCTGACCTGATGCTGGGACGCGAGCCCATCATCGACCCGGCGCCCTACGCGCCGCCCGGCCGCGCAGTGTAG